The proteins below come from a single Alnus glutinosa chromosome 9, dhAlnGlut1.1, whole genome shotgun sequence genomic window:
- the LOC133877659 gene encoding nuclear cap-binding protein subunit 1: MSSWMNLLLRIGDKSQEYGTSSDFKDHIETCFGALRRELEHSENDILDFLLQCAEQLPHKIPLYGTVIGLTNLENEDFVRKVVENTQTNLQDALDSGNCNRIRIFMRFLTALMCSKVLQPSSLVVVFETLLSSAATIVDEEKGNPSCQACADFYITCILSCLPWGGAELMEQVPEEIERVMVGIEAYLSIRRHASDSGLSFFEDDDETKNGLGEKDFLEDLWSRVQDLSNNGWKLESVPRPHLSFEAQLVSGKSHEFGPISCPEQPHSPSTLSGINYGRQKHEAELMYPQRIRRLNIFPASKFEDLQPIDRFVMEEYLLDVLFFFNGCRKECASFMVGLPVPFRYEYLMAETIFSQLLMLPQPPFKPIYYTLVIIDLCKALPGAFPSVVAGAVRALFEKIADLDMECRTRLILWFSHHLSNFEFIWPWAEWAYVLDLPKWAPQRVFVQEVLEREVRLSYWDKIKQSIETAPGLEELLPPRGGPNFRFSVDGETERSEQHALSADLSNMVKGRAAAREIISWIEESVFPLHGLEGTLKVVTQTFLDIGSKSFTHLITVLERYGQVITKICPDQDKQVMLIAEVGYYWKNNAQVAAIAIDRMMGYRLISNLAIVRWVFSPENIEQFHTSDHPWEVLRNAVSKTYNRISDLRKEISSLKKSIVSAEEAAAKAKAELEVAESKLTLVDGEPVLGENPVRLNRLKSRAEKAKEEEISVRESLEAKEALLARALDENEALFLSLYKNFSNVLMERLPEASIAGTLRELKSIQVDSMAVDHEESSTMEVDNENERQQKSQPNGGRTSNVYNIGEKEQWCLSTLGYVKAFSRQYASEIWPHIEKLVVEVLGENAHPLFRKAVYCGLRCAEA; this comes from the exons ATGAGCAGTTGGATGAATCTTCTTCTACGAATCGGCGACAAGTCCCAGGAGTACGGCACCTCCTCCGACTTCAAAGACCACATT GAAACATGTTTCGGTGCACTTCGGCGAGAGTTGGAGCACTCCGAGAACGATATTTTGGAT TTCCTTCTCCAATGTGCTGAACAATTGCCTCACAAGATTCCTTTATATGGGACAGTG ATTGGCTTGACAAACTTGGAAAATGAGGACTTTGTCAGGAAAGTAGTGGAGAATACTCAAACTAATCTTCAG GATGCCCTAGATTCTGGAAATTGCAACAGGATTCGTATTTTTATGCGGTTTCTGACTGCTTTG ATGTGTAGTAAAGTCCTCCAACCCAGTTCTCTGGTCGTTGTCTTTGAAACATTATTATCATCGGCTGCCACAATAGTGGACGAGGAGAAGGGAAATCCCTCGTGTCAAGCATGTGCTGACTTTTACATAACTTGCATTTTATCTTGTCTCCCATGGGGAGGAGCAGAACTAATGGAG CAAGTTCCTGAGGAGATAGAGAGAGTCATGGTTGGTATAGAAGCTTATTTGAGCATCAGAAGGCATGCTTCTGACAGTGGTTTGTCGTTttttgaagatgatgatgaaacTAAGAATGGACTTGGTgaaaag gATTTCTTGGAAGATTTATGGAGTCGGGTACAAGATTTATCTAACAATGGATGGAAACTTGAAAGTG TTCCTAGACCTCATCTTTCATTTGAAGCTCAGCTGGTTTCTGGTAAGTCTCATGAGTTTGGGCCCATCAGCTGTCCTGAGCAACCCCATTCACCTTCAACACTTTCTGGGATAAATTATGGTAGACAAAAGCATGAAGCGGAGTTAATGTATCCTCAAAGGATACGCAGGCTTAATATATTTCCCGCAAGTAAATTTGAG GACCTACAACCTATTGATCGGTTTGTTATGGAAGAGTATCTGCTAGACGTGCTTTTCTTCTTTAATGGATG TCGAAAGGAATGTGCTTCCTTCATGGTTGGCCTGCCAGTGCCTTTCAGATATGAGTATCTTATGGCAGAGACAATTTTCTCCCAA TTACTTATGCTACCACAACCTCCATTCAAGCCAATATATTACACCCTGGTTATCATAGACCTTTGTAAG GCTCTTCCTGGGGCATTTCCATCAGTTGTAGCAGGTGCAGTTCGTGCTCTTTTTGAGAAAATAGCTGATTTAGATATGGAATGTCGAACACGGCTCATTCTTTGGTTTTCACACCACCT ATCAAATTTCGAATTCATCTGGCCATGGGCAGAGTGGGCATATGTCTTGGACCTCCCAAAATGGGCCCCGCAACGTGTATTTGTCCAGGAAGTTTTGGAGAGAGAAGTTCGGTTGTCGTACTGGGACAAAATTAAGCAG AGCATTGAGACCGCACCTGGTTTAGAAGAGTTGCTTCCTCCGAGGGGTGGACCAAACTTCAGATTCAGTGTTGATGGTGAAACAGAAAGATCTGAACAGCATGCACTTTCTGCAGATCTCAGTAACATGGTGAAAGGAAGGGCAGCTGCCCGTGAAATTATTTCATGGATTGAAGAAAGTGTGTTTCCACTTCATGGTCTGGAAGGTACCCTCAAAGTGGTCACGCAAACTTTTCTTGACATTGGATCTAAAAGTTTTACACATTTGATCACTGTCTTGGAGAGATATGGTCAAGTAATTACAAAGATATGTCCTGATCAAGATAAGCAAGTCATGCTTATAGCTGAAGTGGGTTATTACTGGAAGAATAATGCCCAAGTGGCAGCTATAGCAATTGACAGGATGATGGGATACCGACTTATATCTAATTTGGCCATTGTGAGATGGGTCTTTTCTCCAGAAAATATTGAGCAATTTCATACATCTGATCATCCGTGGGAG GTTCTAAGAAATGCGGTTAGCAAGACATATAATCGTATCTCTGATCTTAGGAAAGAGATATCATCTCTTAAGAAAAGTATTGTATCTGCTGAAGAAGCTGCAGCAAAGGCAAAAGCGGAATTGGAGGTTGCCGAGTCAAAGCTTACACTTGTAGATGGTGAACCTGTTCTTGGTGAAAACCCTGTGAGGTTGAATCGTTTGAAATCGCGTGCCGAAAAGGCTAAAGAGGAGGAGATATCAGTACGTGAGTCTTTGGAGGCAAAGGAGGCTCTTCTTGCTCGAGCCCTTGATGAAAATGAG GCATTGTTCCTCTCTTTGTACAAAAACTTCTCTAATGTATTGATGGAACGCCTACCTGAGGCATCTATAGCTGGAACATTGCGGGAGTTAAAGTCTATTCAAGTAGATTCAATGGCAGTTGACCATGAAGAATCATCAACGATGGAGGTGGACAACGAGAATGAAAGACAGCAAAAAAg TCAGCCAAATGGTGGAAGGACAAGCAACGTCTATAACATAGGTGAAAAAGAGCAGTGGTGTTTGTCGACTTTGGGCTATGTCAAGGCTTTTTCAAGACAATATGCTTCTGAG ATATGGCCTCACATCGAGAAGTTGGTTGTGGAGGTATTAGGGGAAAATGCGCATCCTCTCTTTCGCAAAGCCGTTTACTGTGGCCTTCGTTGTGCGGAAGCGTGA